The following are encoded together in the Thunnus albacares chromosome 7, fThuAlb1.1, whole genome shotgun sequence genome:
- the hexa gene encoding beta-hexosaminidase subunit alpha isoform X1, whose translation MADMEVIDMASSGRYTRPNFNLLLLIVHQLGLKLHTVEGVWPLPQSFTSSAERYSLNPQAFHFGYGGQSAAQQGCSVLDAAFKRYVSLIFPDYISASVVPRFNEDKPFTLRISVDRDDCNSYPNEDSSERYNLSVSARRASLHAETVWGAVRGLETFSQLVYQDDFGSYFVNKTEIEDFPRFQFRGILLDTSRHYLPVQAILKTLDAMAYSKFNVFHWHIVDDPSFPYQSRTFPDLSSKGAFHSMTHIYTQSDVRRVISYARLRGIRVLPEFDSPGHTKSWGKGQSNLLTPCYKWGTPSGTFGPVNPALPSTYQFMERLFKEVSSVFPDSYIHLGGDEVDVSCWRSNPYVQAFMEKMGFGEDFTKLEAFYMENIVNITSALNKISIVWQDVFEYHEQRSSLSVVEVWREGCYLCEVHRVTKAGLRVILASPWYLDQPGPTHNWARFYTVWPLAFKGTEEQKKLVIGGEVCMWGEYVDATNLTPRLWPKASAAAERLWSDEKQTASVDEAFPRLQDFRCKLLRRGIQAEPLYVGHCRHEYQGV comes from the exons ATGGCTGATATGGAAGTCATAGACATGGCTAGCTCTGGACGATACACTCGTCCAAATTTCAATTTGCTGCTATTAATTGTCCACCAGCTTGGCCTAAAATTACACACAGTGGAGGGAGTGTGGCCATTACCGCAGTCTTTCACCTCATCAGCGGAGCGATACTCTCTGAACCCACAGGCTTTCCACTTTGGTTACGGAGGTCAATCAGCTGCACAGCAGGGCTGTTCTGTTCTGGATGCTGCATTCAAGAGATATGTTTCTCTTATTTTTCCAGACTACATTTCTG CAAGTGTTGTCCCTCGATTCAATGAGGATAAACCATTTACTTTGAGGATCAGTGTGGACCGTGATGATTGTAACAGCTACCCAAATGAAGACTCTTCTGAGAGAT ACAATCTGAGTGTCTCTGCAAGACGAGCATCCCTGCATGCAGAAACTGTGTGGGGTGCTGTAAGAG GTCTGGAAACCTTCAGTCAGCTGGTATACCAAGATGATTTTGGCTCA taTTTTGTTAACAAGACTGAGATTGAAGACTTCCCCAGATTTCAGTTCAGGGGGATTTTGTTGGACACTTCACGTCATTATCTACCAGTGCAGGCCATCCTAAAAACTCTG GATGCAATGGCCTACAGTAAGTTCAATGTGTTTCACTGGCACATTGTTGATGACCCCTCCTTCCCTTACCAGAGCCGTACCTTTCCAGACCTCAGCAGTAAG GGGGCTTTCCATTCGATGACTCACATCTACACGCAGTCAGATGTGAGAAGGGTGATCTCATATGCCAGGCTGCGGGGAATAAGGGTCCTTCCTGAGTTTGATTCACCCGGCCACACCAAGTCTTGGGGAAAAG GACAGTCTAACCTGTTGACTCCCTGCTACAAGTGGGGCACCCCTTCGGGTACTTTTGGTCCTGTTAATCCAGCGTTACCCTCCACCTACCAGTTCATGGAGAGACTATTTAAAGAAGTGTCATCAGTGTTTCCTGATTCCTATATCCACTTAGGAGGGGATGAGGTTGACGTCTCCTGCTG GAGATCCAACCCTTATGTCCAAGCATTCATGGAGAAGATGGGATTTGGAGAAGACTTCACCAAACTGGAAGCATTCTACATGGAGAA CATTGTGAATATTACTTCAGCTCTCAACAAGATATCCATTGTATGGCAGGATGTTTTTGAGTACCATGAACAA CGCAGTTCTctgtcagtggtggaagtatGGAGAGAGGGCTGTTACCTGTGTGAAGTGCACAGGGTGACTAAAGCAGGGCTCAGGGTGATTCTGGCCTCTCCATGGTATCTGGACCAGCCAGGACCCACACACAACTGGGCCCGCTTCTACACTGTGTGGCCCCTCGCCTTCAAGG GTACTGAGGAACAGAAGAAGTTGGTGATTGGAGGTGAGGTCTGCATGTGGGGTGAATATGTTGATGCCACCAATCTCACTCCACGTCTTTG GCCAAAGGCAAGTGCTGCTGCAGAGAGACTCTGGAGTGATGAGAAGCAGACTGCCAGTGTGGACGAAGCATTTCCTCGTTTGCAGGACTTTCGTTGCAAGCTGCTGAG GCGTGGCATCCAGGCAGAGCCTCTCTATGTTGGACACTGCAGACATGAGTACCAGGGTGTTTGA
- the hexa gene encoding beta-hexosaminidase subunit alpha isoform X3, producing the protein MAYSKFNVFHWHIVDDPSFPYQSRTFPDLSSKGAFHSMTHIYTQSDVRRVISYARLRGIRVLPEFDSPGHTKSWGKGQSNLLTPCYKWGTPSGTFGPVNPALPSTYQFMERLFKEVSSVFPDSYIHLGGDEVDVSCWRSNPYVQAFMEKMGFGEDFTKLEAFYMENIVNITSALNKISIVWQDVFEYHEQRSSLSVVEVWREGCYLCEVHRVTKAGLRVILASPWYLDQPGPTHNWARFYTVWPLAFKGTEEQKKLVIGGEVCMWGEYVDATNLTPRLWPKASAAAERLWSDEKQTASVDEAFPRLQDFRCKLLRRGIQAEPLYVGHCRHEYQGV; encoded by the exons ATGGCCTACAGTAAGTTCAATGTGTTTCACTGGCACATTGTTGATGACCCCTCCTTCCCTTACCAGAGCCGTACCTTTCCAGACCTCAGCAGTAAG GGGGCTTTCCATTCGATGACTCACATCTACACGCAGTCAGATGTGAGAAGGGTGATCTCATATGCCAGGCTGCGGGGAATAAGGGTCCTTCCTGAGTTTGATTCACCCGGCCACACCAAGTCTTGGGGAAAAG GACAGTCTAACCTGTTGACTCCCTGCTACAAGTGGGGCACCCCTTCGGGTACTTTTGGTCCTGTTAATCCAGCGTTACCCTCCACCTACCAGTTCATGGAGAGACTATTTAAAGAAGTGTCATCAGTGTTTCCTGATTCCTATATCCACTTAGGAGGGGATGAGGTTGACGTCTCCTGCTG GAGATCCAACCCTTATGTCCAAGCATTCATGGAGAAGATGGGATTTGGAGAAGACTTCACCAAACTGGAAGCATTCTACATGGAGAA CATTGTGAATATTACTTCAGCTCTCAACAAGATATCCATTGTATGGCAGGATGTTTTTGAGTACCATGAACAA CGCAGTTCTctgtcagtggtggaagtatGGAGAGAGGGCTGTTACCTGTGTGAAGTGCACAGGGTGACTAAAGCAGGGCTCAGGGTGATTCTGGCCTCTCCATGGTATCTGGACCAGCCAGGACCCACACACAACTGGGCCCGCTTCTACACTGTGTGGCCCCTCGCCTTCAAGG GTACTGAGGAACAGAAGAAGTTGGTGATTGGAGGTGAGGTCTGCATGTGGGGTGAATATGTTGATGCCACCAATCTCACTCCACGTCTTTG GCCAAAGGCAAGTGCTGCTGCAGAGAGACTCTGGAGTGATGAGAAGCAGACTGCCAGTGTGGACGAAGCATTTCCTCGTTTGCAGGACTTTCGTTGCAAGCTGCTGAG GCGTGGCATCCAGGCAGAGCCTCTCTATGTTGGACACTGCAGACATGAGTACCAGGGTGTTTGA
- the hexa gene encoding beta-hexosaminidase subunit alpha isoform X2: MADMEVIDMASSGRYTRPNFNLLLLIVHQLGLKLHTVEGVWPLPQSFTSSAERYSLNPQAFHFGYGGQSAAQQGCSVLDAAFKRYVSLIFPDYISASVVPRFNEDKPFTLRISVDRDDCNSYPNEDSSERYNLSVSARRASLHAETVWGAVRGLETFSQLVYQDDFGSYFVNKTEIEDFPRFQFRGILLDTSRHYLPVQAILKTLDAMAYSKFNVFHWHIVDDPSFPYQSRTFPDLSSKGAFHSMTHIYTQSDVRRVISYARLRGIRVLPEFDSPGHTKSWGKGQSNLLTPCYKWGTPSGTFGPVNPALPSTYQFMERLFKEVSSVFPDSYIHLGGDEVDVSCWRSNPYVQAFMEKMGFGEDFTKLEAFYMENIVNITSALNKISIVWQDVFEYHEQRSSLSVVEVWREGCYLCEVHRVTKAGLRVILASPWYLDQPGPTHNWARFYTVWPLAFKGTEEQKKLVIGGQRQVLLQRDSGVMRSRLPVWTKHFLVCRTFVASC, encoded by the exons ATGGCTGATATGGAAGTCATAGACATGGCTAGCTCTGGACGATACACTCGTCCAAATTTCAATTTGCTGCTATTAATTGTCCACCAGCTTGGCCTAAAATTACACACAGTGGAGGGAGTGTGGCCATTACCGCAGTCTTTCACCTCATCAGCGGAGCGATACTCTCTGAACCCACAGGCTTTCCACTTTGGTTACGGAGGTCAATCAGCTGCACAGCAGGGCTGTTCTGTTCTGGATGCTGCATTCAAGAGATATGTTTCTCTTATTTTTCCAGACTACATTTCTG CAAGTGTTGTCCCTCGATTCAATGAGGATAAACCATTTACTTTGAGGATCAGTGTGGACCGTGATGATTGTAACAGCTACCCAAATGAAGACTCTTCTGAGAGAT ACAATCTGAGTGTCTCTGCAAGACGAGCATCCCTGCATGCAGAAACTGTGTGGGGTGCTGTAAGAG GTCTGGAAACCTTCAGTCAGCTGGTATACCAAGATGATTTTGGCTCA taTTTTGTTAACAAGACTGAGATTGAAGACTTCCCCAGATTTCAGTTCAGGGGGATTTTGTTGGACACTTCACGTCATTATCTACCAGTGCAGGCCATCCTAAAAACTCTG GATGCAATGGCCTACAGTAAGTTCAATGTGTTTCACTGGCACATTGTTGATGACCCCTCCTTCCCTTACCAGAGCCGTACCTTTCCAGACCTCAGCAGTAAG GGGGCTTTCCATTCGATGACTCACATCTACACGCAGTCAGATGTGAGAAGGGTGATCTCATATGCCAGGCTGCGGGGAATAAGGGTCCTTCCTGAGTTTGATTCACCCGGCCACACCAAGTCTTGGGGAAAAG GACAGTCTAACCTGTTGACTCCCTGCTACAAGTGGGGCACCCCTTCGGGTACTTTTGGTCCTGTTAATCCAGCGTTACCCTCCACCTACCAGTTCATGGAGAGACTATTTAAAGAAGTGTCATCAGTGTTTCCTGATTCCTATATCCACTTAGGAGGGGATGAGGTTGACGTCTCCTGCTG GAGATCCAACCCTTATGTCCAAGCATTCATGGAGAAGATGGGATTTGGAGAAGACTTCACCAAACTGGAAGCATTCTACATGGAGAA CATTGTGAATATTACTTCAGCTCTCAACAAGATATCCATTGTATGGCAGGATGTTTTTGAGTACCATGAACAA CGCAGTTCTctgtcagtggtggaagtatGGAGAGAGGGCTGTTACCTGTGTGAAGTGCACAGGGTGACTAAAGCAGGGCTCAGGGTGATTCTGGCCTCTCCATGGTATCTGGACCAGCCAGGACCCACACACAACTGGGCCCGCTTCTACACTGTGTGGCCCCTCGCCTTCAAGG GTACTGAGGAACAGAAGAAGTTGGTGATTGGAG GCCAAAGGCAAGTGCTGCTGCAGAGAGACTCTGGAGTGATGAGAAGCAGACTGCCAGTGTGGACGAAGCATTTCCTCGTTTGCAGGACTTTCGTTGCAAGCTGCTGA
- the arih1 gene encoding E3 ubiquitin-protein ligase arih1, producing MDSDEGYNYEYDDEEEECSEDSAEEEPEDDTLELGEVELVDPVVAGGERDECGETGGGGHGPGEEEEEDYRFEVLTAEQILQHMVECIREVNEVIQNPATITRILLSHFNWDKEKLMERYFDGNLDKLFSECHVINPSKKPRIRPPINTRSSAQDMPCQICYLNFPNSYFTGLECGHKFCMQCWGDYLTTKIIEEGMGQTISCPAHSCDILVDDNTVMRLITDSKVKLKYQHLITNSFVECNRLLKWCPAPDCHHVVKVQYPDAKPVRCKCGRQFCFNCGENWHDPVKCKWLRKWIKKCDDDSETSNWIAANTKECPKCHVTIEKDGGCNHMVCRNQNCKAEFCWVCLGPWEPHGSAWYNCNRYNEDDAKAARDAQERSRAALQRYLFYCNRYMNHMQSLRFEHKLYAQVKQKMEEMQQHNMSWIEVQFLKKAVDVLCQCRSTLMFTYVFAFYLKKNNQSIIFENNQADLENATEVLSGYLERDISQDSLQDIKQKVQDKYRYCESRRRVLLQHVHEGYEKDLWEYIED from the exons ATGGACTCAGACGAGGGTTATAACTATGAATACGACGAcgaagaggaggaatgtagcGAGGACAGCGCCGAAGAGGAGCCCGAGGACGACACCCTGGAGCTCGGAGAGGTGGAGTTGGTCGATCCCGTGGTGGCCGGTGGGGAGCGAGATGAGTGCGGCGAGACCGGTGGAGGTGGCCACGGTCCTGgcgaagaagaggaggaggactaCCGTTTCGAGGTTTTGACTGCCGAACAGATCCTCCAGCATATGGTGGAGTGCATCCGGGAGGTCAACGAGGTCATCCAG AATCCTGCAACAATAACACGCATCCTCCTCAGTCACTTCAACTGGGATAAAGAAAAACTAATGGAGAG GTATTTCGATGGCAATCTGGACAAGCTTTTCTCTGAGTGTCATGTCATTAATCCCAGTAAGAAACCCCGGATCCGTCCACCAATCAACACAAGATCATCCGCACAGGATATGCCGTGTCAGATCTGCTATCTGAACTTCCCCAACTCT TATTTTACCGGTCTGGAGTGTGGACACAAGTTCTGCATGCAGTGTTGGGGAGACTACCTGACCACCAAAATCATAGAAGAAGGAATGGGACAG ACCATTTCTTGTCCTGCTCATAGTTGTGACATTTTGGTTGATGACAACACAGTCAT GCGCCTCATAACAGATTCAAAAGTGAAGTTGAAGTACCAGCATTTAATTACGAATAGTTTTGTAGAG TGCAATCGACTGTTAAAGTGGTGCCCTGCACCAGACTGCCATCACGTTGTCAAAGTCCAGTACCCAGATGCCAAGCCGGTGAGGTGCAAGTGTGGCCGTCAGTTCTG CTTCAATTGTGGAGAGAACTGGCATGATCCTGTCAAGTGTAAG tGGCTGAGAAAATGGATTAAGAAATGCGATGATGACAGTGAAACCTCGAACTGGATCGCTGCAAATACTAAG GAGTGTCCAAAATGCCATGTGACCATTGAGAAAGATGGCGGCTGCAATCACATGGTTTGTCGGAACCAGAACTGCAAAGCTGAGTTCTGCTGGGTCTGCCTGGGTCCATGGGAACCCCATGGCTCAGCCTG GTACAACTGCAATCGCTACAATGAAGATGATGCCAAGGCAGCCAGAGATGCTCAAGAG CGCTCCAGGGCAGCCTTGCAGAGGTACCTGTTCTACTGCAACCGCTACATGAACCACATGCAGAGCCTGCGCTTTGAGCACAAGCTCTATGCTCAGGTCAAGCAAAAGATGGAGGAGATGCAGCAGCACAACATGTCCTGGATTGAGGTGCAGTTCCTGAAGAAGGCCGTAGATGTGCTGTGCCAGTGCCGCTCCACACTCATGTTCACTTACGTCTTTGCCTTCTACCTCAAGAAGAACAACCAGTCCATTATTTTTGAG AACAACCAGGCAGACCTGGAAAATGCCACTGAGGTGCTGTCTGGCTACCTAGAGCGGGACATCTCCCAGGATTCCTTGCAGGACATCAAGCAGAAAGTACAAGATAAGTACAG ATACTGTGAGAGCAGGCGAAGAGTCCTGCTACAGCACGTGCATGAAGGCTATGAGAAGGACCTGTGGGAGTACATTGAGGATTGA